A single region of the Streptomyces sp. NBC_00425 genome encodes:
- a CDS encoding MBL fold metallo-hydrolase, which produces MSGFRSLSSGLRGLQPEAFGADPSGERLARIRRSPHYEDGVFQNPGGPARTRPSGSMLDFAKVFFDKEQRPRRAPAGTVPVHATTLADLAKPPVTGLRTTWMGHSSVLAEIDGQRVLFDPVWGERCSPFAFAGPKRLHPVPLPLAALGPVDVVVISHDHYDHLDLPTIKALAGTDTLFAVPLGVGAHLEHWGVSAGRLRELDWHEATEVGGLTLTATPARHFCGRGLRNTQHTLWASWVVAGAEHRIFHSGDTGYFDGFRDIGAAHGPFDATMIQIGAYSDFWPDIHMTPEEGMRAHLDLQGGAGGVMMPIHWATFNLATHAWAEPGEGTLAAGRAAGARVALPRPGEPFEPTAETVPQEPWWRGVARAPVGGWRPLDDPAAKANADTQSDIQAGVTEDGEAPETVPAG; this is translated from the coding sequence GTGTCCGGTTTCCGTTCCCTGAGCTCCGGGCTCCGCGGTCTGCAGCCCGAGGCCTTCGGCGCGGATCCGAGCGGTGAGCGCCTGGCGCGCATCCGCAGATCGCCCCACTACGAGGACGGCGTCTTCCAGAACCCCGGCGGCCCGGCGCGCACCCGCCCCTCGGGCTCGATGCTGGACTTCGCCAAGGTCTTCTTCGACAAGGAGCAGCGCCCCCGGCGGGCTCCCGCAGGCACCGTGCCGGTGCACGCCACCACCCTCGCCGACCTCGCCAAGCCGCCGGTCACCGGCCTCAGGACGACCTGGATGGGGCACTCCAGCGTGCTCGCGGAGATCGACGGGCAGCGGGTGCTGTTCGATCCCGTCTGGGGCGAGCGCTGCTCCCCGTTCGCCTTCGCGGGACCCAAGCGGCTGCACCCGGTGCCGCTGCCGCTGGCCGCGCTCGGTCCGGTCGACGTCGTCGTCATCTCGCACGACCACTACGACCACCTGGACCTGCCCACGATCAAGGCGCTGGCCGGCACGGACACCCTGTTCGCGGTGCCGCTCGGCGTCGGCGCCCACCTCGAGCACTGGGGCGTGTCCGCGGGGCGGCTGCGCGAGCTGGACTGGCACGAGGCGACCGAGGTCGGCGGGCTGACCCTGACGGCGACCCCGGCCCGCCACTTCTGCGGCCGAGGGCTGCGCAACACCCAGCACACCCTGTGGGCCTCGTGGGTGGTGGCTGGTGCGGAGCACCGGATCTTCCACAGCGGGGACACCGGTTATTTCGACGGTTTCCGGGACATCGGCGCGGCGCACGGCCCGTTCGACGCGACGATGATCCAGATCGGCGCGTACTCCGACTTCTGGCCCGACATCCACATGACGCCCGAGGAGGGCATGCGGGCCCATCTCGACCTCCAGGGCGGCGCCGGCGGTGTGATGATGCCGATCCACTGGGCCACCTTCAACCTGGCCACCCACGCGTGGGCCGAGCCGGGGGAGGGCACGCTGGCCGCCGGGCGGGCCGCAGGGGCGCGGGTCGCCCTGCCTCGCCCGGGGGAGCCGTTCGAGCCTACCGCCGAGACCGTTCCGCAGGAGCCGTGGTGGCGCGGTGTGGCCAGGGCTCCCGTCGGGGGATGGCGGCCGCTGGACGATCCGGCAGCCAAGGCCAACGCCGATACCCAGAGTGACATCCAGGCGGGCGTCACCGAGGACGGCGAGGCGCCGGAGACGGTTCCGGCGGGCTGA
- a CDS encoding glutamate dehydrogenase: protein MSDAPLLSLTWTDDVTGRRGFLVVDRLVRGVCSGGLRMREGCTLAEVTGLARGMSLKEALHYDPDAAYVPLGGAKGGIDCDPRDPRAYGVLVRYLRAMRPYVESCWTTGEDLGLTQGLVDRAAAEAGLVSSVQAVYPLLDDAHTARARLADAFAVEVDGIGLDALVGGCGVAESVLTALDRAGAPYAGTRVALQGLGTMGGATARFLTRAGLTVVAVADVEGTIVHPDGLDVEALLAARDGHGTVDRSALRPGDRELPGDAWLSAEAEVLVPAAVSYAIGVREQERITARWIAEAANMPVLPEAEALLHARGVSVLPDVVVNSGTNAWWWWTLFGDVGADAREAFGHTRRSMRLLTEQVLARAETDGTTPRAAAHALAKERLRAVTERFGDRA from the coding sequence GTGTCCGACGCCCCTCTGTTGTCCCTGACCTGGACGGACGACGTCACCGGCCGTCGGGGCTTCCTGGTCGTCGACCGGCTCGTGCGCGGCGTGTGCAGCGGCGGACTGCGGATGCGGGAGGGCTGCACCCTGGCGGAGGTGACCGGCCTGGCCCGCGGCATGAGCCTCAAGGAGGCGCTGCACTACGACCCGGACGCGGCGTACGTCCCGCTGGGCGGGGCCAAGGGCGGCATCGACTGCGATCCACGGGATCCGCGGGCGTACGGGGTGCTGGTGCGCTACCTGCGGGCGATGCGTCCGTACGTGGAGAGCTGCTGGACCACCGGCGAGGACCTGGGACTGACCCAGGGCCTGGTGGACCGGGCCGCCGCCGAGGCGGGTCTCGTGTCGTCCGTGCAGGCCGTCTACCCGTTGCTGGACGACGCGCACACGGCCCGCGCGCGCCTGGCGGACGCCTTCGCCGTCGAGGTGGACGGCATCGGCCTCGACGCGCTGGTCGGCGGCTGCGGCGTGGCCGAGTCCGTGCTGACGGCCCTGGACCGGGCCGGCGCGCCGTACGCCGGGACGCGGGTCGCGCTCCAGGGGCTCGGCACCATGGGCGGCGCCACCGCGCGCTTCCTCACGCGCGCGGGACTGACGGTCGTGGCCGTCGCCGACGTCGAGGGCACGATCGTCCACCCCGACGGGCTCGACGTGGAGGCGCTGCTGGCCGCACGGGACGGCCACGGCACGGTCGACCGGTCCGCGCTGCGCCCCGGCGACCGTGAACTGCCCGGCGACGCCTGGCTGTCGGCGGAGGCCGAGGTGCTGGTGCCGGCCGCGGTGTCGTACGCGATCGGCGTGCGGGAGCAGGAGCGCATCACCGCCCGCTGGATCGCCGAGGCCGCGAACATGCCGGTCCTCCCGGAGGCGGAGGCGCTGCTGCACGCGCGCGGGGTGAGCGTGCTGCCCGACGTCGTCGTCAACTCCGGGACCAACGCCTGGTGGTGGTGGACGCTCTTCGGCGACGTCGGCGCGGACGCCCGGGAGGCCTTCGGCCACACCCGCCGCTCGATGCGCCTCCTGACGGAGCAGGTGCTGGCCCGCGCGGAGACCGACGGGACGACCCCGCGGGCCGCCGCGCACGCGCTCGCGAAGGAACGGCTGCGGGCCGTCACGGAGCGGTTCGGCGACCGCGCATGA
- a CDS encoding alpha-galactosidase has translation MPEIADAGRTWVLSGPTGSYALHLTEADELVHLHWGPRISLADAEALAALPWSERGASFESPLDGREEYPVEGGPRFVRPALSVRTGERRGTEWTFETHERDGDELRLRFRDAGLAVTLHYRMRGDVVERWTTLRNEGEEPLELLRADSATWTLPERDDWRLSQLHGRWAAESRLARTPLGHGETVIGSRRGHTGHQHLPWVALDTDATEERGEVYGCALGWSGSWRIAVAQLPDARVQITGGAGYDDSGLLRLAAGESFTTPVFAGLWSDAGFGGASRAWHAYQRAHVVPDADQDRPVLFNSWEATYFDISEEQQATLARRAAAIGVELFVVDDGWFGARTGDHAGLGDWQPNPDRFPNGLKPLADHVRGLGMQFGIWVEPEMVNPDSDLYRAHPDWVQFQSGRKRTEFRNQLMLNLAREDVQEYLWEQLDGLLSSAPIDYVKWDFNRCFTDAGWPDDPYPQRLWVDHVRALYNLLDRLRAAHPGVAFESCSGGGGRIDLGIMSRTDQVWTSDNTDPLDRLDIQHGFSQIHPARVMAAWVTDSPNTQLNGRVSSLRFRFVSAMAGVLGVGGDLAEWSEEELAEARRWVDLYKDVRHVVQQGDLYRLRPPAGGLSAVQYVLGDETVVLAWLQAQRFGEPVPALRLRGLDPAASYECRETGEIHRGAVLLHHGLRTGLRGDLDASVIRLRRI, from the coding sequence ATGCCCGAGATCGCCGACGCCGGCCGCACCTGGGTCCTTTCCGGGCCCACGGGCAGTTATGCCCTCCACCTCACCGAGGCCGACGAGCTGGTGCACCTGCACTGGGGCCCGCGCATCTCGCTCGCCGACGCCGAGGCCCTGGCCGCGCTTCCCTGGTCGGAGCGCGGCGCGTCCTTCGAGTCCCCGCTCGACGGCCGCGAGGAGTATCCGGTCGAGGGCGGCCCCCGCTTCGTCCGGCCCGCCCTGTCGGTGCGCACCGGCGAACGGCGCGGCACCGAGTGGACCTTCGAGACGCACGAGCGGGACGGCGACGAACTGCGGCTGCGCTTCCGGGACGCCGGGCTCGCCGTCACCCTGCACTACCGGATGCGCGGCGATGTCGTCGAGCGCTGGACGACCCTGCGCAACGAGGGCGAGGAGCCGCTGGAACTGCTCCGCGCGGACTCGGCCACCTGGACCCTGCCCGAGCGGGACGACTGGCGGCTGTCGCAGCTGCACGGCCGCTGGGCCGCCGAGTCGCGGCTCGCGCGCACCCCGCTCGGCCACGGCGAGACGGTCATCGGCAGCCGCCGCGGACACACCGGGCACCAGCACCTGCCCTGGGTCGCCCTGGACACCGACGCCACCGAGGAGCGCGGCGAGGTCTACGGCTGCGCCCTCGGCTGGTCGGGCTCCTGGCGGATCGCCGTCGCCCAGCTCCCCGACGCGCGCGTGCAGATCACCGGCGGAGCCGGGTACGACGACTCGGGTCTGCTGCGCCTCGCGGCCGGCGAGTCCTTCACCACGCCGGTCTTCGCCGGCCTGTGGAGCGACGCCGGCTTCGGCGGGGCGAGCCGCGCCTGGCACGCCTATCAGCGGGCCCATGTCGTCCCGGACGCCGATCAGGACCGGCCGGTGCTGTTCAACTCCTGGGAGGCGACCTACTTCGACATCTCCGAGGAGCAGCAGGCGACCCTCGCCCGGCGCGCCGCGGCGATCGGCGTCGAGCTCTTCGTGGTGGACGACGGCTGGTTCGGGGCCCGCACCGGCGACCACGCCGGGCTCGGCGACTGGCAGCCCAACCCGGACCGCTTCCCGAACGGGCTGAAGCCCCTCGCCGACCACGTGCGGGGCCTCGGCATGCAGTTCGGCATCTGGGTCGAGCCCGAGATGGTCAACCCGGACAGCGACCTCTACCGGGCGCACCCGGACTGGGTGCAGTTCCAATCCGGACGAAAGCGGACGGAGTTCCGCAACCAGCTCATGCTGAACCTCGCGCGCGAGGACGTCCAGGAGTACCTCTGGGAACAGCTCGACGGGCTCCTCTCCAGCGCGCCGATCGACTACGTCAAGTGGGACTTCAACCGCTGCTTCACCGACGCCGGCTGGCCCGACGACCCCTATCCGCAACGTCTGTGGGTCGACCACGTACGGGCCCTGTACAACCTGCTGGACCGGCTGCGGGCGGCCCACCCGGGCGTCGCCTTCGAGTCCTGCTCGGGCGGCGGCGGGCGCATCGACCTCGGGATCATGAGCCGCACCGACCAGGTGTGGACGTCCGACAACACCGACCCGCTGGACCGGCTCGACATCCAGCACGGCTTCAGCCAGATCCACCCCGCCCGGGTCATGGCCGCGTGGGTCACCGACAGCCCCAACACGCAGCTCAACGGGCGGGTCAGCTCGCTGCGCTTCCGGTTCGTCAGCGCCATGGCCGGGGTGCTCGGCGTCGGCGGTGACCTCGCCGAGTGGAGCGAGGAGGAGCTCGCCGAGGCGCGGCGGTGGGTGGACCTCTACAAGGACGTCCGGCATGTCGTGCAGCAGGGCGACCTGTACCGGCTGCGTCCCCCGGCGGGCGGCCTGAGCGCCGTCCAGTACGTGCTCGGGGACGAGACCGTGGTCCTCGCCTGGCTCCAGGCCCAGCGGTTCGGCGAGCCCGTTCCGGCGCTGCGGCTGCGCGGACTCGACCCGGCGGCGTCGTACGAATGCCGTGAAACAGGTGAAATCCACCGAGGCGCCGTGCTCCTGCACCACGGGTTGCGCACCGGACTGCGGGGCGACCTTGATGCGTCGGTTATCCGGCTGCGTCGCATCTGA
- a CDS encoding SIMPL domain-containing protein gives MPLSRTSVASALVALLTLGGPALAAPTAAALPARPAIAADAVWAGALPADDAAATVTVTGEGSANAEPDLAVVGVGVEATAKTPQAAMDAQSGAAAALLAAVRAEGVAERDVRTESVSLRPVHDYTGGASRLTGYQAAQSFTVKVRRVSRTGAVLQAVTDAAGDAARIGFVVFDVSDPAPLQARAREAAHADARAKAEQYARLSGRGLGRLISLSEDASTTPRPVPSAGDTPGAGTAAVPAAPGEIRATATVTAVYALD, from the coding sequence ATGCCCCTTTCCCGTACGTCCGTCGCCTCGGCGCTCGTCGCCCTGCTCACCCTCGGCGGCCCGGCGCTCGCCGCCCCCACGGCAGCGGCGCTGCCCGCCCGGCCCGCGATCGCAGCCGACGCCGTGTGGGCCGGTGCCCTACCGGCCGACGACGCCGCCGCCACCGTGACCGTGACCGGCGAGGGCAGCGCGAACGCGGAGCCCGACCTCGCGGTCGTCGGCGTCGGCGTCGAGGCCACCGCCAAGACCCCGCAGGCCGCGATGGACGCGCAGAGCGGCGCGGCCGCCGCGCTGCTCGCCGCGGTCCGCGCCGAGGGCGTCGCCGAGCGGGACGTCCGCACCGAGAGCGTCTCCCTCCGTCCCGTCCACGACTACACGGGCGGCGCCTCCCGGCTGACGGGCTACCAGGCCGCCCAGTCCTTCACCGTCAAGGTGCGCCGGGTGTCGAGGACCGGCGCGGTCCTTCAGGCGGTCACGGACGCCGCGGGCGACGCGGCACGCATCGGCTTCGTGGTCTTCGACGTCTCCGACCCGGCCCCGCTGCAGGCCCGTGCGCGGGAGGCCGCGCACGCCGACGCCCGGGCCAAGGCCGAGCAGTACGCCCGCCTCAGCGGCCGCGGCCTGGGCCGGCTGATCTCGCTCAGCGAGGACGCGTCCACGACGCCGCGACCCGTCCCCTCGGCCGGGGACACGCCCGGCGCCGGCACGGCCGCCGTACCCGCGGCGCCCGGCGAGATCCGGGCGACGGCGACGGTGACGGCGGTCTACGCGCTGGACTGA
- a CDS encoding aspartate aminotransferase family protein has translation MTTEFDLGALLAERGAERYELHARYLNHQLPRMLHTIGFDKVYERGEGAYFWDAEGHDHLDMLAGFGVMGLGRHHPVVRKALHDVLDAGLADLTRFDCQPLPGLLAEKLLAHSPHLDRAFFGNSGTEAVETALKFARYATGRPRVLYCDHAFHGLTTGSLSVNGESGFRDGFSPLLPDTAIPLGDLDALAREVKKGDVAALIVEPIQGKGVHEAPPGYLRAAQELLHRHKALLIADEVQTGLGRTGDFYAYQHEEGVEPDLVCVAKALSGGYVPVGATLGKDWIFKKVYSSMDRVLVHSASFGSNAQAMAAGLAVLSVMENEQIVANARATGDLLRSRLAALVEKYELLADVRGRGLMIGIEFGKPRSLKLRGRWTMLQAARKGLFAQMVVVPLLQRHRILTQVSGDHLEVIKLIPPLIVGEREVDRFVDAFTAVMDDAHSGGGLMWDFSKTLVKQAVANR, from the coding sequence ATGACCACGGAGTTCGACCTCGGCGCGCTGCTGGCCGAGCGCGGAGCCGAGCGCTACGAGCTGCACGCCAGATATCTCAATCACCAGCTGCCGCGCATGCTGCACACCATCGGCTTCGACAAGGTCTACGAGCGGGGCGAGGGCGCCTACTTCTGGGACGCCGAGGGCCACGACCACCTGGACATGCTCGCCGGGTTCGGGGTGATGGGCCTCGGCCGTCACCACCCCGTCGTCCGCAAGGCGCTGCACGACGTCCTCGACGCGGGGCTCGCCGACCTCACCCGCTTCGACTGCCAGCCGCTGCCCGGGCTGCTGGCCGAGAAGCTGCTCGCGCACAGCCCTCACCTGGACCGGGCGTTCTTCGGCAACAGCGGCACCGAAGCGGTGGAGACGGCGCTGAAGTTCGCCCGGTACGCCACCGGCCGGCCCAGGGTCCTGTACTGCGACCACGCCTTCCACGGGCTCACCACGGGCTCGCTGTCGGTGAACGGCGAGTCGGGCTTCCGGGACGGCTTCTCCCCGCTGCTGCCCGACACGGCGATCCCCCTCGGCGATCTCGACGCGCTGGCCCGCGAGGTGAAGAAGGGCGACGTCGCCGCCCTGATCGTCGAGCCGATCCAGGGCAAGGGCGTGCACGAGGCGCCGCCGGGCTACCTGCGCGCCGCGCAGGAGCTGCTGCACCGCCACAAGGCGCTGCTCATCGCGGACGAGGTGCAGACGGGCCTCGGGCGGACCGGCGACTTCTACGCCTACCAGCACGAGGAGGGGGTCGAGCCGGACCTCGTGTGCGTGGCCAAGGCGCTGTCCGGGGGCTATGTGCCGGTCGGGGCCACCCTCGGCAAGGACTGGATCTTCAAGAAGGTCTACTCCTCCATGGACCGGGTGCTGGTGCACTCGGCGAGCTTCGGCTCCAACGCGCAGGCCATGGCGGCCGGGCTCGCCGTGCTGTCCGTCATGGAGAACGAGCAGATCGTGGCGAACGCCCGGGCCACCGGCGACCTGCTCAGAAGCAGGCTGGCGGCACTCGTCGAGAAGTACGAGCTGCTGGCCGACGTCCGCGGCCGGGGTCTGATGATCGGCATCGAGTTCGGAAAGCCCAGATCGCTGAAACTGCGCGGCCGCTGGACGATGCTCCAGGCGGCCCGCAAGGGACTCTTCGCGCAGATGGTGGTCGTGCCGCTGCTGCAACGCCACCGGATCCTCACCCAGGTCTCCGGCGACCATCTGGAGGTGATCAAGCTGATCCCGCCGCTGATCGTGGGGGAGCGGGAGGTGGACCGGTTCGTCGACGCGTTCACCGCGGTGATGGACGACGCGCACAGCGGCGGCGGACTGATGTGGGACTTCAGCAAGACCCTGGTCAAGCAGGCGGTCGCCAACCGCTGA
- a CDS encoding M23 family metallopeptidase — MPAKGKHRRPKAQRFTRSIAAAGTGGAALALPLMAASGAHAATGESAPQAVSQAVAQTVSQKAVQAAPVTRKTAATRTYTVRSGDYLSKIATEQHVSGGWKKLYQDNREAVGADPSLIHPGLELSIGKRAAAGASRSSGSTASSSSADSSPKSSKSSKSSGASKSSSSVASAKTVTQAAESNAGGFTLPVSGATVGTPYHQSGSMWSSGYHTGVDFVVPTGTPLKAVAAGTVVSAGWGGAYGNQVVIKLNDGYYAQYAHLSQLSVSAGQTVGAGQQVGLSGATGNVTGPHLHFEIRTTPDYGSDVDPLAYLRSHGVSVG; from the coding sequence ATGCCCGCGAAGGGTAAGCACCGCCGTCCCAAGGCCCAGCGTTTCACCCGTTCCATAGCCGCCGCCGGAACCGGCGGGGCCGCGCTCGCGCTTCCGCTCATGGCCGCCTCCGGCGCCCACGCGGCCACGGGGGAGTCGGCCCCCCAGGCCGTTTCCCAGGCCGTCGCGCAGACGGTTTCCCAGAAGGCCGTGCAGGCCGCTCCGGTGACCCGGAAGACCGCCGCCACCCGGACCTACACCGTGCGGTCCGGCGACTACCTCTCGAAGATCGCGACCGAACAGCACGTCAGCGGCGGCTGGAAGAAGCTGTACCAGGACAACCGCGAGGCCGTCGGCGCCGACCCCTCGCTGATCCACCCCGGCCTCGAGCTGTCGATCGGCAAGAGGGCGGCGGCCGGCGCCTCCAGGTCGTCCGGTTCGACCGCTTCCTCGTCGTCGGCGGACTCTTCGCCGAAGTCCTCGAAGTCCTCGAAGTCCTCGGGGGCGTCGAAGTCGTCGTCCTCCGTGGCCTCCGCGAAGACGGTCACCCAGGCCGCCGAGAGCAACGCGGGCGGCTTCACCCTGCCCGTGTCCGGCGCCACCGTCGGCACGCCGTACCACCAGTCGGGCAGCATGTGGTCCAGCGGCTACCACACCGGCGTCGACTTCGTCGTCCCGACCGGCACCCCGCTCAAGGCCGTCGCCGCCGGCACCGTCGTCTCCGCGGGCTGGGGCGGCGCCTACGGCAACCAGGTCGTCATCAAGCTGAACGACGGCTACTACGCCCAGTACGCCCACCTGTCCCAGCTCTCCGTCTCGGCCGGCCAGACCGTCGGCGCGGGCCAGCAGGTCGGGCTCTCCGGCGCCACGGGCAACGTGACCGGACCGCACCTGCACTTCGAGATCCGCACCACGCCGGACTACGGCTCGGACGTCGACCCGCTCGCCTACCTCCGCTCCCACGGCGTCTCGGTCGGCTGA
- a CDS encoding SGNH/GDSL hydrolase family protein: MIGSYVAVGDSFTEGVGDPGPDGAFVGWADRFAVLLADLRPEGDFAYANLAVRGKLLDQIMEDQLARAVELAPDLVSFCAGGNDILRPGTDPDEVAERFERAISALTAVAGTVMVTTGFDTRGVPVLKHLRGKIATFNGHVRAVADRYGCPVLDLWSLKSVQDRRAWDGDRLHLSPEGHTRVALRAGQVLGLDVPADPEQPWPLLPPRGALDVRRDDVHWAREYLVPWIGRRLRGESSGDHVIAKGALSPDDIRMRIAAVA; encoded by the coding sequence GTGATCGGGTCGTACGTGGCGGTGGGGGACAGCTTCACCGAAGGCGTCGGCGACCCCGGCCCCGACGGGGCGTTCGTCGGCTGGGCCGACCGGTTCGCGGTACTTCTCGCGGACCTGCGGCCCGAAGGCGACTTCGCCTACGCCAACCTCGCGGTCCGCGGAAAGCTGCTCGACCAGATCATGGAGGACCAGCTCGCCAGGGCGGTGGAACTCGCCCCGGATCTGGTCTCCTTCTGCGCGGGCGGCAACGACATCCTCCGTCCCGGCACCGACCCGGACGAGGTCGCCGAGCGTTTCGAGCGCGCGATCTCGGCCCTGACCGCCGTAGCCGGCACGGTCATGGTGACCACCGGCTTCGACACCCGTGGCGTTCCCGTGCTCAAGCATCTGCGCGGCAAGATCGCCACCTTCAACGGGCACGTCCGCGCCGTCGCCGACCGGTACGGCTGTCCCGTGCTCGACCTGTGGTCTCTGAAGTCCGTGCAGGACCGCAGGGCCTGGGACGGCGACCGGCTCCACCTCTCCCCGGAGGGGCACACGAGGGTGGCCCTGCGCGCCGGGCAGGTCCTCGGCCTCGACGTGCCGGCCGATCCGGAGCAGCCCTGGCCGCTGCTCCCGCCGCGCGGCGCCCTCGACGTACGGCGCGACGACGTGCACTGGGCCCGCGAGTACCTGGTGCCGTGGATCGGGCGCCGGCTGCGCGGTGAGTCCTCCGGCGACCACGTGATCGCCAAGGGCGCGCTCTCCCCTGACGACATCAGGATGCGCATCGCGGCCGTCGCGTAG
- a CDS encoding tyrosine-protein phosphatase codes for MTQQIPSTEPELAGVRNFRDVGGLPTVDGRRVRHGVLFRSGHLAHATDEDAAFLAGLGLHTVFDFRNAADQKLEGPDVELPGVRNVNLPLSDPADGAEFWKMVRDGEIDQLRGILGDGKAAGRMIASYRRIVTERTAEHSRVLHALAEDSVPALMHCAAGKDRAGLSVAVTLLAVGVEREAILADYLESNAKHRRYKVRRSATSAAAYSPEVMELLGPLFDARAEYLEAAFETVEQTWGGVDAYLEQGLGLSPETRARLRERLVD; via the coding sequence GTGACGCAGCAGATCCCGTCGACCGAGCCCGAGCTGGCCGGCGTGCGCAACTTCCGGGACGTCGGGGGTCTGCCGACCGTCGACGGCCGGCGCGTGCGCCACGGCGTGCTGTTCCGCAGCGGCCACCTCGCGCACGCGACCGACGAGGACGCGGCGTTCCTCGCCGGCCTGGGCCTGCACACCGTCTTCGACTTCCGCAACGCCGCGGACCAGAAGTTGGAGGGCCCGGACGTCGAGCTGCCAGGCGTGCGCAACGTGAACCTGCCCCTGTCGGACCCGGCGGACGGCGCCGAGTTCTGGAAGATGGTGCGGGACGGCGAGATCGACCAGTTGCGCGGCATCCTCGGCGACGGCAAGGCGGCCGGCCGGATGATCGCCTCCTACCGCAGGATCGTCACGGAACGCACGGCGGAGCACTCACGGGTGCTGCACGCGCTCGCCGAGGACAGCGTGCCGGCGCTGATGCACTGCGCGGCCGGCAAGGACCGCGCGGGTCTGTCCGTCGCGGTGACGCTGCTCGCCGTGGGCGTGGAGCGCGAGGCGATCCTCGCCGACTACCTGGAGTCCAACGCCAAGCACCGCCGCTACAAGGTGCGCCGCAGCGCCACCTCCGCCGCGGCCTACTCCCCCGAGGTCATGGAGCTGCTCGGTCCGCTCTTCGACGCCCGGGCGGAGTACCTCGAGGCGGCCTTCGAGACCGTGGAGCAGACCTGGGGCGGCGTCGACGCGTACCTGGAACAGGGCCTCGGCCTCTCCCCCGAGACCCGCGCCCGGCTGCGCGAGCGGCTCGTGGACTGA
- a CDS encoding DUF6126 family protein produces the protein MSDIEEKFPRTLWIRLIIYIAVGHLFAGFLWLLFEVGAKQ, from the coding sequence ATGAGCGACATCGAGGAGAAGTTCCCCCGCACCCTCTGGATCCGGCTGATCATCTACATCGCCGTCGGACACCTCTTCGCGGGGTTCCTCTGGCTGCTGTTCGAGGTGGGCGCCAAGCAGTAG
- a CDS encoding helix-turn-helix domain-containing protein, which produces MSSTESEPSPEQSEALSAVAPQLRDLRRRAALTLETAARAAGLSPAHLSRLETGQRQPSLPMLLALARVYGTTVSELLGETAAARDAVVRAATMEPTRAGGWTYWQSGASGRAMQALRVRVPYGAQGDIVRVHPGEEWLHVLRGRLRLRLADATDLLGPGDSAHFDSLTPHRIAAQDADGVELLFVHTLLQSPTATLCLGPNPSETGVTS; this is translated from the coding sequence ATGAGCTCAACCGAGTCAGAGCCCTCGCCGGAACAGAGCGAGGCGCTCTCCGCCGTCGCCCCCCAACTGCGCGACCTGCGCCGTCGGGCCGCCCTCACCCTCGAGACCGCCGCCCGGGCGGCCGGGCTGTCGCCCGCCCATCTCTCCCGGCTGGAGACCGGGCAGCGCCAGCCCTCGCTGCCGATGCTGCTCGCCCTCGCCCGCGTCTACGGTACGACGGTCTCGGAGCTGCTCGGCGAGACGGCCGCCGCCCGGGACGCCGTCGTGCGCGCCGCCACCATGGAGCCGACCCGCGCGGGCGGCTGGACGTACTGGCAGAGCGGCGCGTCCGGGCGGGCGATGCAGGCCCTGCGGGTCCGCGTCCCGTACGGGGCGCAGGGCGACATCGTGCGGGTGCACCCCGGCGAGGAATGGCTGCACGTGCTGCGCGGGCGGCTGCGGCTGCGCCTCGCGGACGCCACGGACCTGCTCGGGCCCGGTGACAGCGCGCACTTCGACTCGCTCACCCCGCACCGGATCGCCGCACAGGACGCCGACGGGGTCGAGCTCCTCTTCGTCCACACCTTGCTGCAGAGCCCCACGGCCACGCTGTGCCTGGGCCCGAACCCGTCGGAGACCGGAGTGACGTCATGA
- a CDS encoding DUF6250 domain-containing protein — protein sequence MTTTRRAFGALAASTALTALAPAATARAAPRPRLLAHDDFRHGLGRWAVEREQGGTVTASCGSLEIDVPAGATVWFRQRLDGPYVLEYVATPVSAGGPNDRVSDLNNFWNAVDVRSPDDLFATPRGGALAEYDHLKTYYVGYGANGNTTTRLRRYVGEPGVRPLLYDYTEPLLVANRPHHVRIVSDGSVVRWWNNGRLVFDHTDPEPYMSGHFAFRTTWSHFRINDFRVWSLIP from the coding sequence GTGACGACGACGCGCAGAGCATTCGGCGCACTCGCCGCCTCCACCGCCCTGACCGCCCTCGCCCCCGCGGCGACGGCGAGGGCCGCGCCGCGCCCTCGGCTCCTCGCCCACGACGACTTCCGGCACGGGCTCGGCCGGTGGGCCGTCGAGCGGGAACAGGGCGGAACGGTCACCGCCTCCTGCGGGAGCCTCGAGATCGACGTGCCGGCCGGCGCCACCGTCTGGTTCAGGCAGCGGCTCGACGGGCCGTACGTCCTCGAGTACGTCGCCACGCCCGTCTCCGCGGGCGGGCCCAACGACCGCGTATCCGACCTCAACAACTTCTGGAACGCCGTCGACGTCCGCTCCCCGGACGATCTCTTCGCCACCCCGCGCGGCGGCGCCCTCGCCGAGTACGACCACCTCAAGACGTACTACGTCGGCTACGGCGCCAACGGCAACACCACGACCAGGCTGCGCCGTTACGTCGGCGAGCCGGGCGTGCGCCCGCTGCTGTACGACTACACCGAACCGCTGCTCGTCGCGAACCGGCCGCACCACGTGCGGATCGTCTCCGACGGCTCGGTCGTGCGCTGGTGGAACAACGGGCGGCTGGTCTTCGACCACACCGACCCGGAGCCGTACATGAGCGGCCACTTCGCCTTCCGTACCACCTGGAGCCACTTCCGCATCAACGACTTCCGCGTGTGGTCCCTTATTCCCTGA